The sequence below is a genomic window from Lolium perenne isolate Kyuss_39 chromosome 7, Kyuss_2.0, whole genome shotgun sequence.
GAACTTTCTCTAATCCAACCTACTCTATCCTTCATCTCTATATGTGCATGACCACCTTGAAAATTCTAACAAAAAGGAGGTTGCTTAGGATTTTTGGTACCTAACCCGGCCTATCGAGTCTTTCTGCTTGGAATTTCTGCTTGACCAGCCGATCTGAGTCTTGCTCTTAATCTATCAGGTGCCTGGCCCGGCATGTCGAGCTGGGTGCCGAGTTGGTCGGCTCTCGACCCGGTGGTACCGGATCAGCTACCGAACTCTCGCGTGGCAAAATTTACTTATTCCCTGGGTAAGTTAGGGTTACCCTTTGGTTCCCCTTTCTTCCCCATCTCATCTCTCCACCATTGCCACCATTACCACACCTCCCCATCTTCAAGGATATtatttcaacccttggagctccAAATCCACCCCTTCCCCTTGCTCCCCTCATCATTTGGAGCATCTCCACCAAagggattcaagtttggtcaagccATTTGGGAGGACTTTGGATTTCCACCCACCAAGGCTTCCTCCATTAGAAGCTCTTCTCTGCCAAGTTAGGGCAAGGAGAGCATGTTTTCGGAtaacttcatcttgtcttcatccCCCTCCTGAAGTGTTCTTCCTTTTTGTTACCCATCATATGAACTTGAGGATTTAGGGTTAGATCTTGTGCCCTTAGGGAGTCAACCACTTCTATTCATGACTCTCACTTCATCCTAGTTAGTTTTGCAAAAGTTTATGAGCAATTTTTGGAGCAAACAAGAGGGAAGATGATTTGGGATTTTTTCTCTCAAAAATTCCGATACACCGCCCGGCAGACCGAGCCTCCCGCCGAGTTACTCGGCACCCCACCCATCATGCCGGGTGTTGCTGCCGGGTAACCAGGTCTCTGGTCCGGCATGCCGGGTCCCATGCCGGGTGGCCTCTGTTGTCTCCGAAAAATCACTGTTGCAAAATTTTCTTCGTTTTGGCCTCTGTTTCTCGGGCATGTACACATATCTGTGCTGCTCCTCTATGCTCTCTTCTTGCACATGTGATGAGGTGGCTGACTTGGACTTTGTTCTTCCGAAATCCCGTCAGGGCAAAGACCACATGGTTGAGACTGGTGGCAGCTGGGGTGGTACCCGTACCAAGCACAAGGCCAAAAGAAAGAAAGCACCAACTCCTAGTTCCGGGGAAGATGAGGATGTTGACTATGCAGATTTACTCAAGAAGTTGAGCGTCGTGATCCCAACTATGTTCCCAATGTTGATCTAAAGACGTGTGAGATGTACATTTGGACCAACCTGCGGTAGGATAATCCATATGTGACTGATGACCCACCGTTCACAGAAGACATACGCTTTTGGACAAAAGCTCAGTTTGTCATGTGGGAAAAGTTTTATGAGCCGATTCAGCCGGAATCTTCTGTGAAGCCCAGACGCCTTAATGTTGCATTTCACGATATGCACAAGCATGATGATTTCAAGTATGTCGATATCGCCTTGAAGAAGATGAACCTGTGGCCGCTTGTCACCATTGAGGAAGATTATCTACCGGAGCTTGTCAGCCAGTTTTTCTGCAcaacctacttccacaacacaacTCAGAGGCACATTACTTGGATGTCGGGCGGATATCAATTCACTATTAACTATGACCAGTTTCAGACTGCACTTGGGTACACAGGGGATCTGCGCGGCAGCTTTCGCATCCATAGTGAAGGAAGGGTCTATGCATGATGCCTTTATTGCCTTCTGCTACCCCTCAGCCGTTCCATCTCCTCCGATTCCTCAGATTACTTCTATGTACTACTTCTACAACACCGTGGACATGATTTACCGTTGCACTATTGTCAGCAAGGCGGGTGACTTTCATGCTTGCCGTCGGTATGCCAAGAATCTTTTGTTCTATACTCACCCGAATCACCAACTGAAGATTGATGCGCCGGACTATATCTATCTTGAGCTGAAGAGGGCAGTGGAGAAAAGGGTGTCTCCCAACTATTTTGCTTATGTGTAGCGTTTGCTTCATACGGTCGTTCCTGCCACTACGTTGGTAGGGCGTCGTGAGCGGCATGCCCTTATTGAGTCGCCTCTTCGTCGTGACACTCCCGAGGTTCCGTGTATGCGTCCAGCTGCAGCATCCTCAGAGCCAGTCATCAAGCGACGCCATGACCCTTTGATGGCCTCTAGCTCTAGCTCTGTGAAGCCCAAGAAGGGGGCTGCTAAGTTCTTCTAGACTCTCTTTGCTATGTGCAAGCAGTCCTATGATGTGAACTCCAAGGCCTTCGGTTGGCTCAAAGCAACCGCGACCTTATTCGGGAGGACTTCAGTGCTCGTGGGCTCGAGATGCCCGAGGATCCCCCCTGAGATGGCCCCTATTGCCCACTTCAACTATCGTATGCTACCTCTTGATGATGCCATGTTTGCCGGATATAGTGGCGGTGGCattgaagaagaggaggagactTCCGAGGAGTCCTAGTCATCGCCTTGTTCGTGGACGCAACTGCTCTTTCCTTGGGATGCACTAGTACCCATCTCACTCCGTatccctttttggtgttccgatgccaagggGAGAAGGGAGTAGGGTCTTAGATTTACGGGTTCCTTGCCGGGGTTTTCCGGGGTTCTCCGTATGCACAAGCCTTGCTATGTCATTTGGTTCTTATTGGCTTGTGCTACCATTTGCTATCTTTAGTTGGAATAATTTACTTTAAATTTGTGTGATGGACAAGTATGTAGTATGCTATATGTATCTTggatatctatctatctatgctaTGCTATATCTCTATTACTTAGATATCCTTGCTTTATCTTGTCTATGTCATGCTTGTTCCCTAAAGATAataggggagcttctcatatactCAATtgttgcactttgcattcaaacacaaattctccaagtgcatatattatgggggagcttACCTAATATCTTCTACGAAAACTTTTGTTTAAGTTCATCATAATATCTTTttatgactctagctcggtttgtcatcgttaaccaaaaaggggagattgtaagggtattttacccttaaccaTTATTTTGGTTAATAATGACACCAGAGCTATTTTGTGGACTAATGATTTCTATAAGTGTATACAGAGGTTTTAGTCCGCATACGAGGTTGCAAGGTGGTGAGAAAGGGTTTTAGTCCGCATACGAGGTTGCAAGGTGGTGAGAGACCCCCCaattgatgatatcaagaagcgatgGTGTTTTGGCTATTTTCTCTATTGGTTATATTTGAGTCTATAGGATTCACCACTCTATTAAGAGGGGCGGTCTCGATGAGCTTAATGGGGATGTTTGCCAAAGCCATATATACACATCCTACCACATATTCTTCACACCAAAAATGCTGAGTGGTATAGTTGTTCCAAGAAACTTTTCGTTTGAGCAAAGTTGGGAACCATGGCATAGGGTTCGGGAGGAGGAACCACTGTTCTAGGTAGGTCGACACACAACCCGGCATGCCGAGTGCTGCTGCCGGGCATCCCGGTATGTAGCCCGGCATGCTGGTTGGTATACCGGAATTTTTGGTACCCGCCGGGTCCTCTGCCGGGTGCCTCGACTCTGGCTTCAAACGACTCTTTTTCTCGGGAGGACTATATAAGccacttcttcttccttgaaGAGGTAAGGTGACCAGTGCAAAAGCTCAAGatatttctctctctctctctctcatactccattgttgagctccaaaaccttcagatctccctcctcctccaaccaaactcaaatccctttggggaaAAGTTTGAGGAGGCCTAGATCTACGATtccaccaagccaaatctcattctccCTTGAGTTCATCGAGCTAGCTTGTTACTTTTGGGTtttgtggaaaccctaggtgtcTAGTGTCACTCAGAAGCATCAGGGTTGTGGATTTGCTCCAAGAAGAAGTTTGTGAGGGTTTGTAGGCTACCtttaaagtctaccacaagtgagtgagctattccttcattAGATAGGcttcggagaagaaggtgagccttcgtggcgtttgggAAGTCCTTCGTGGGACCcacacctctccaaacgtgacataccttcttgcaaaggaagggaacacgggaatatatCTTCGTCtttgcgtgcctcggttatttataACTGATCTCTttacttgtgttatttacttgTGTGATAGCCTTCATGCTTGAGTATCTTGTTTCATCATGtaggttgcctcacctagtttgcattagattACTTTATTATATTCTGCAAAGCTTAAACTTgcaaaagatttttttttttagaaatcTATTCATCCTCTCTGGATTTACCATCTCTTATGATGAACAAACAGTCTCATTTGTTTTTTGAGGGGAATACAGCCTCATTCGGGCTCGATTTTGAGATTCGACCCAGACCGCACCATGCACTGGCCGGCCCAAACTCGACCCGTCGCTCCCTTTTTGTAACACCCTCGCTTCCCAGCTGCATGAAACCCTAGCTTCCCGTCAGACATGGACAGCCACGAGGCTCCCAAGCGCAAGCGCGGCCGCAAGCCCAAGCCGccggccatcgccgtcgccgccccCGCCCCCGACAATGCCAACCACGACTCCGCCCCCTCGCCCAAGCCCAAGCGCGGCCGCAAGCCcaagccgccgcccgccgcctcccCCGACAACGAccacccctcgtcgcccctcgccgccgccgtcgacacTCCCGACCCGGGCTCCTCCTCCGGCCCCCGCGGCCGCGGCCGCAAGTCCCGACGCGGCCGCCACGAGCTCCCGTCCGACGCCGACGTGCCCCCCCGCGCCCCCTCCCCGACGCGGCGCGGCGCGCAGAAGGCGGCGGCCAACGTCAAGGTGGACTCCGTCCCCGCCGTCGAGCCGCTGCGGTGGGAGCAGGTGGCCAGGGTCATGCCGTCCATGGACGCCGTGGTCAAGGTCTTCTGCGTGCACACGGAGCCCAACTTCTCCATGCCGTGGCAGCGCAAGCGGCAGTACAGCTCCAGCAGCAGTGGGTTTGTCATTGCCGGGCGAAGGGTGCTCACCAACGCCCACTCCGTCGAGCACTACACCCAGGTCAAGCTCAAGAAGCGCGGCTCAGACACCAAGTACCTCGCCACCGTCCTTGCCATTGGCAACGAGTGCGACATTGGTATGCATTCCCGCATTcgcctcttttttttcttttctgtgtCAGCCTGCAACGTACATGGAGCTTGACAAACATTCTCTGACCGTGGATTATTTGTTATGATGCCTAGTGGGCCTCTTGCACCATCCAATGGAATGACATTTGTCTGTGCAATGCAATTAGGTTTAAATTAGATCTTTCTTTATCTAATTCAATGATTTGATAATCACAATCGGCCTGTCCAATTTTCCATTTCAGCACTGTTAACCGTCGACGATGATGAATTCTGGAAAGGGGTTTCACCATTGGAGTTTGGATCACTGCCAACACTTCAGGATGCTGTCACTGTTGTTGGTTACCCTATTGGAGGAGATACAATTTCCGTGACAAGTGGTGTAGTATCTAGGATAGAAATACTCTCATATGTCCATGGTTCTACAGAACTTCTTGGATTACAGGTATATTTTCTAATCTCGTTGCATTTTTATTTATCTTTATTTTTCGCAGATTGTGTAGACTTTTCTTTAATTCATGGAATAATGATTAACTGTCTCCTCAAACATCTGTAACCCCAGTCTTACTTTTGAACAGATAGATGCAGCTATAAATTCTGGAAACTCTGGGGGCCCTGCTTTTAATGATCAGGGCAAATGTGTTGGTATAGCTTTTCAGTCTCTTAAACATGAAGATGCAGAAAACATAGGCTATGTTATACCCACCCCAGTTATTAAGCACTTCATTCAAGACTATGAGAAATCTGGAGAGTACACTGGTAATGTTGCCTATTTCTCTGTTGCTTATGATGTAGTTTCTGTAAACTACGCTTAATATGTGATTGTGTGTATTATCAggtcaaaataaataaataatggTTATATTATGATGGGGCGTGAATGGAATGGGTTTGTGTCGGAGGAATATCTGATGTAGACATATATGCAAATATTTTGATCTGCTTAGGAACTAATTGTTCTAACAGCTTAGAATGCAAAATGCAGTTCATGTATGTAGGTAACTCTTTTGTATGTCGTAGTGTCCTCTATCAGCTTCCATGCCATTATGATTGCAAAATGAGTAACATGGTTATTATCTGTATCCTTTATAAAGGGGACAAATGCCTCATAAGGTGTGCATGGTCCTAACGTTTCAGTGTTGACACATATTAGACAGGAGCAAAATCAATATTTGTAGCAAAATGTTGTTTTCGAATTCTGGTAAACTCTAAATTAGTAAATTCATTTTAATGGTTTTGAATTTAGTCTTTTGATGTGTGATAGGTAGAGTCTTAGTTTTTTTTTGACATGCTGCACCTGTGGTAATTTATTGTTCTCTGTTGTGTGAACAGTTGTGACACACGACAACTTATGCCGTGGCCTGGAACTCTTGAATTTGTGTTGCCTATCCTATTAATAAAAAGATACACAAATGTTCGTTTAGATGTTATCTAAAAAAGTAGAATTTTAGCTCCATCTTTGGGTTAGCACTACAAGTTTTCACTTAAAAACCGAATGTGCATCTCATGGTGTGCTTCTGTCTTTGTGCAAATATTTCATTTATAAACGGATACATACATATTTGTCTTCTTAGCTTGACCCTTAGGTTCATTTTCCACTGAATTTCCTTCTGTTTTTGCCACtcccttttgtttttgtttttcatgTTGGTCAAAGTGTTCAGGTAGGTCCATCCAACACTGAGAGTTCAGTTTTTGACCAAAATAACTAAAATTATCTAGCAGTCATGGCTGTGGCTAGGGATGGAGAACAGATCAGATAGTGCCCTCCCCACTTCCGTTTACATACTTATTAGTGAATGGATATACtattgttggatgttattcttataAGACTATAAATCAAACATCTTCTCAATCCATCCAGATGCCAATATCCTGCAAAGAAATTATGGGCAAACTGAAGATGGTCTGGTTTAGTGGCAGAAATCTAAACTTCCATAAATAAAATGGTTGTTCCTGATAAAGCACTTGTAAACCAAGCTAAACTTTGGCTTTATCAAATTTGGCTGGTCAAAATTGTTTGCAGTTTTGAAACAGGTTTTGCTCCGAGAATAAATTTAAGATCCAAATATAAAGGAACTTTACCTAATCTTTGGCACCCCATACCAAATGGTAGAGAAATCTGGCCAAAGTTAGTTATGGCAAAGCTTGGTTCTCATGGGCATAAAATTAGACAGTACCTTAGTTCCTGTTCTTCCTTTGACCTTGTCCGTATTCACCTGCAAGCTATATTATGGTGGATTCTGGGCATGGTTTTAAAGGCGTTGCCTAAGCGTCGCTTAGGCGTCCGAGCGGTCGAGGAGGGCAGGGCGTTGGGCTCGCCTTTGGTTTCTGACGAAGGCGTCCAGATTCCCTCGCCTAGGCGTCGAAGTCATTGCCTTCCTCGCTTCTGGACGCTCTGCTCGccttgggacgccatcaacaggtGAGCGGGAAAGAGAGCTGGCGGCGGGAAAAGTGAAATTGGGGCCAAATGGGGGGGGTGGATTGAGAGGGTAAAGAGAGGAGAGAAGGAGGGGAACACACCGTGACCTAAATCGAGTggattgagagagagagaggagctcTCTCTTCTCCGGCGgccagctcctcctccgccaGATCTCCTCCTCCGGGCATCTCCTTCCGGGTGTCCTAGGAGTCTGCAGCACCGCCGGGCGCCGCGGTGGCTGCCTCTCCACccggcctcctcttcctcctccttgccCCATCTCGGATGGCCTACTCCGACGGCAGCAGCAGCTGCGGGGACAGAGAGGTCGAGGTTGAGCTGCGCGTCTTTGCTCGTCCATCCCCGTCTCGTTGGGCCGGTTGGGCTGGGGATAATTCTTTTTTGCCCTTTGAGTATACTGGGCCGGAGCCCTTTCCTTCGCTTCGCTTCGACTGAAGGCGTCGCCTCGCCTTGCGCCTTGAGCGCCTATGCGTCCAGGCGCACTCCCACCAGAAGGCGTTAAGGCGTCGCCTTTTAAACCATGATTCTGGGCATCACACTTGCATTACCTGTATGTCTAGATTTAATGTATTTTAAACTTGAGTAGAACAAAAATAGTCACTGTTTTCCTTATCACCCATATTGATCTTGTTTTGTGCTAGTAGTTATTTCTCTTTTATTAGCTTCCAAGTCATAACTAGTAATCTAGTATGCACTCTTCTGACATATATGATCTTCTGAATTTTAAtccgatcatcttgtcatcttcTGCATTCTTCTGTCAGGTTTCCCTATACTTGGGATAGAATGGCAGAAAATGGAAAATCCTGATCTCCGTAAAGCAATGGGGATGAAATCTGACCAAAAGGGTGTTCGTATCAGAAGGATTGAACCAACTGCTTCTGAATCTGGATGCATGCAACCTTCTGATATTATTCTTAGCTTCGATGGCATTGACATTGCCAATGATGGCACAGGTTTGCGATAGCTTCGCACAACTGCCAAGTTATTtccactgttgttatggaagattgTTTGACATGATTTTTACATCTGTCTACTTGTTATGATTGTGTATTCTTATGTCTGCATGACATTCTATCTTATTATCTACTCCATCCCAACACCTTTGAGTCCTCGTTCTTGATTGTATGCCTCATTCCAATGAAATACAAGTGTTTGTTTTAAGTTGGTCCATCAAATGAAAATCTCTTATGAGTTATCATGACCTATAAATAACACCATTCCTTCTGTACATATTAtatatactccctctgtccccAAATGCTTTGCCGTATAAATTTTGTCAAAAAGCCAGTGCTTTCTAAGTTCGAACTAGTATATATACTAAAATATGATGATCTATTATACCAAATCTGTATCAATACTTCAATAGATCCACCATAAGATATATTTTCATAATGTATTTTT
It includes:
- the LOC127317518 gene encoding protease Do-like 9 — translated: MDSHEAPKRKRGRKPKPPAIAVAAPAPDNANHDSAPSPKPKRGRKPKPPPAASPDNDHPSSPLAAAVDTPDPGSSSGPRGRGRKSRRGRHELPSDADVPPRAPSPTRRGAQKAAANVKVDSVPAVEPLRWEQVARVMPSMDAVVKVFCVHTEPNFSMPWQRKRQYSSSSSGFVIAGRRVLTNAHSVEHYTQVKLKKRGSDTKYLATVLAIGNECDIALLTVDDDEFWKGVSPLEFGSLPTLQDAVTVVGYPIGGDTISVTSGVVSRIEILSYVHGSTELLGLQIDAAINSGNSGGPAFNDQGKCVGIAFQSLKHEDAENIGYVIPTPVIKHFIQDYEKSGEYTGFPILGIEWQKMENPDLRKAMGMKSDQKGVRIRRIEPTASESGCMQPSDIILSFDGIDIANDGTVPFRHGERIGFSYLVSQKYTGEKAHVKLLRNSKVHEFNIKLAIHKKLIPAHIKGRPPSYYIVAGFVFMVVSVPYLRSEYGKDYEFDAPVKLLDKHLHAMAQSPDEQLVVVSQVLVADINIGYEELVNTQVRAFNGKPVNNLKQLATMVEDCNEEFLKFDMDYDQVVVLQTKTAKAATQDILATHCIPSSMSDDLKA